Part of the Candidatus Beckwithbacteria bacterium genome is shown below.
AGCAGGCTATATTATTCAGTATAGGTGCCGTGTAAATGACATGTCAAGTAGTAGTTCTTGACATATGTTTTAATAATAGTTACACTTTTATTAAAATGAAGTTATATAAAAGGAAAATACTTGCCCGAATTCAAAAGTTGATTGGCAAGGAAAAGGGACTGGTTTTACAGGGTGCCCGCCGGGTAGGCAAGACCGCAATTTTACAGTATCTTCAGGATGGGCTAAACCGACAAGGCAAAAGGACAGTTTATTACGATTTAGCTTATCCGGATGTTTTGGCTAACTTAAGCCGGGGAGCGCCGGCTTTGACCGCTGACCTAACTAGTAAAGGTTATGCCAATGAAGAGGTTTACGTTTTAATTGACGATCTGCAGCAGCTTAAGCAGCGCGATTTGTTTTTAGGAAGCATCCTTGAACTTAATAAAAATATTCACTTAATTGCCGCGTCAGCGGTACGAGTGAAGCCGCCGCCACCGCTAAAGGTGTTAGAGGTGTCAGCGTTATCATTTAGTGAGTTTTTGGAGTTTAAAGCATTAGAATCAGCGCAG
Proteins encoded:
- a CDS encoding AAA family ATPase; its protein translation is MKLYKRKILARIQKLIGKEKGLVLQGARRVGKTAILQYLQDGLNRQGKRTVYYDLAYPDVLANLSRGAPALTADLTSKGYANEEVYVLIDDLQQLKQRDLFLGSILELNKNIHLIAASAVRVKPPPPLKVLEVSALSFSEFLEFKALESAQ